A stretch of the Capsicum annuum cultivar UCD-10X-F1 chromosome 8, UCD10Xv1.1, whole genome shotgun sequence genome encodes the following:
- the LOC107838741 gene encoding histone acetyltransferase HAC1 isoform X3: protein MTRQQAHEKPPKKVMDIVKRLEEGLFKSASTKEEYMNLTTLENRLHGLIKGLRMNNQNQRFSRVNSSGAIGTMIPTPGMAQSANAALIGTSSVDSPMAAGSTIASSTVNAGSFLPMANVSSTGCLTNGYQQPTSNFLVSSGGNNLVPSMTGQRMTSQMIPTPGFNASGGANLTSNTSAQSSMSLDSPSSIAAFSSVDSTIVPQPLQQKQHVAAQNSRILHTVGSHVGGGIRSGFQNKSYGQSTGPLNGGGLGMMGNNLHLVNGSAAPEGYISATTYGNSPKSLPQHFDQQHQPLMQGDRYGISHADTSGSGNLCLPVSSVGMVMNNQKPGAVALQSMSNTNSPLITNQSNLTASGQMPNIKVQPVDQSGKMNFQSQHSLGDNHLSSYQNQHCQQPSQQFQEQHQLVQPQFQQNLQNQQHQILSRSNAFAQAQLPSDLGIQVKSEPGNHEAQHSRVSAEQFQFSSINQFQSNSVEDHSKDAVFQGQWYSKPQDGSPIPGGFSDKQNAQEELCQRTSRKEEAYSNNLSTDRSLVGQPFGNSAVATNNSSSSMCRFNNLPRERQYFNQQKWLLFLTHARGCSAPEGQCAEQNCIKAQQLVKHMERCSTFECQYPRCPATRVLINHYRRCRDLNCPVCIPVRKFVRAQQKVARLSCNSDMPNSANGTCRSYGAGEIASRLTANQSSVPVQTEVLQPSLKRTKIEQPSQPLILETENCFMPVTASESHVAQNAQLVEQHSNAVAMKSEVSDAMMEIHAKAAQVSPGSIDIRNDNLDGTCDRKPDGDSVVSSNAACLVKQENVKTEKDIDQPTQENASAPSESTSGSKSGKPTIKGVSMTELFTPEQVREHIIGLRRWVGQSKAKAEKNQAMEHSMSENSCQLCAVEKLNFEPPPIYCTPCGARIKRNAMYYTIGTGDTRHYFCISCYNEARGDTINVDGTTIPKARMEKKKNDEETEEWWVQCDKCEAWQHQICALFNGRRNDGGQAEYTCPNCYIVEVERGERKPLPQSAVLGAKDLPRTDLSDHIEARLEKYLKEDRIKRAEREGKSYDEVPGAEGLVVRVVSSVDKKLEVKSRFLEVFQEENYPVEFPYKSKVLLLFQKIEGVEVCLFGMYVQEFGSECAQPNHRRVYLSYLDSVKYFRPEIRAHSGEALRTFVYHEILIGYLEYCKKRGFTSCYIWACPPLKGEDYILYCHPEIQKTPKSDKLREWYLSMLRKALKEKIVVDLTNLFDHFFVSEGECKAKVTAARLPYFDGDYWPGAAEDMIFQLQQEEDGRKHHKKGAMKKTISKRALKASGQSDLSGNATKDILLMHKLGETISPMKEDFIMVHLQHACTHCCILMVSGNRWVCKQCKNFQLCDKCYEVEQKLEARERHPLYHKDIHMLYPIEIDVPADTKDTDDILESEFFDTRQAFLSLCQGNHYQYDTLRRAKHSSMMVLYHLHNPTAPAFVTTCNICHLDIETGQGWRCETCPDYDVCNACYQKDGGVDHPHKLTHHPSIAERDAQNKEARQQRVEQLRKMLDLLVHASQCRSSHCQYPNCRKVKGLFRHGIQCKVRASGGCVLCKKMWYLLQLHARACKVSECHVPRCRDLKEHLRRLQQQADSRRRAAVMEMMRQRAAEVAHSTG from the exons ATGACGCGGCAGCAAGCCCATGAGAAACCTCCAAAGAAGGTTATGGATATAGTTAAACGCTTGGAGGAGGGCTTGTTTAAAAGTGCCTCAACAAAG GAGGAGTATATGAATCTAACAACTTTGGAGAACCGGTTACATGGTCTGATTAAAGGCCTTCGGATGAACAATCAGAACCAGCGATTCTCTCGTGTTAATTCTTCTGGCGCCATTGGTACAATGATACCAACTCCAGGCATGGCACAAAGTGCGAATGCTGCCCTGATTGGAACATCATCTGTTGACAGTCCCATGGCTGCTGGCAGTACCATTGCATCCTCTACTGTCAATGCTGGAAGCTTCTTGCCAATGGCTAATGTGTCTTCCACTG GATGTTTGACAAATGGATATCAACAGCCAACTTCCAATTTCTTGGTCAGTTCAGGTGGGAATAATTTGGTACCATCAATGACTGGGCAAAGAATGACAAGCCAAATGATCCCCACTCCTGGATTTAATGCCAGTGGTGGTGCCAATTTGACTAGCAACACTAGTGCACAGTCTTCCATGAGCTTGGACTCGCCCAGTAGTATTGCTGCATTTTCTAGTGTTGATTCCACAATTGTTCCACAGCCTCTTCAACAAAAGCAGCATGTTGCTGCTCAAAACAGCCGTATACTGCATACAGTTGGCAGCCATGTGGGTGGTGGAATCAGGTCAGGATTTCAGAATAAATCCTATGGACAATCAACTGGACCTCTGAATGGCGGGGGACTTGGAATGATGGGAAACAATTTGCACTTGGTGAATGGTTCAGCAGCACCTGAGGGCTATATATCAGCAACCACATATGGGAACTCTCCGAAGTCACTGCCGCAGCATTTTGATCAACAACATCAACCATTAATGCAAG GCGATAGATATGGTATCAGTCATGCAGATACTTCAGGGTCTGGAAACTTGTGTCTTCCTGTTTCTTCTGTGGGAATGGTCATGAATAATCAAAAACCTGGTGCTGTAGCCTTACAGTCCATGTCCAATACAAACTCTCCTTTGATTACCAATCAGTCAAACTTGACTGCCTCTGGGCAGATGCCAAATATAAAGGTTCAACCAGTTGACCAGTCAGGGAAGATGAACTTCCAGTCCCAGCACTCACTGGGAGATAACCATTTGTCTTCCTATCAGAATCAACATTGTCAACAGCCGTCTCAGCAGTTCCAGGAGCAACATCAACTTGTTCAACCTCAATTCCAACAGAATCTGCAAAATCAGCAGCACCAAATTTTGTCAAGGAGCAATGCTTTTGCTCAAGCTCAGTTACCTTCTGATCTTGGTATTCAGGTAAAGTCTGAGCCTGGAAATCATGAAGCGCAACACTCTAGGGTCAGTGCTGAGCAATTTCAGTTCTCCAGCATAAATCAGTTTCAGTCAAATTCTGTTGAAGACCATTCTAAAG ATGCAGTGTTTCAGGGTCAATGGTATTCCAAGCCGCAAGATGGGAGTCCAATACCAGGTGGCTTCTCTGATAAGCAAAACGCACAAGAGGAGTTGTGTCAGAGAACTTCCAGGAAAGAGGAAGCTTACTCAAATAATTTATCCACGGATAGATCACTGGTTGGTCAACCTTTTGGTAATAGCGCAGTTGCCACCAATAACTCAAGCAGCTCCATGTGCAGATTTAATAACCTTCCACGTGAACGACAGTATTTCAATCAGCAGAAGTGGCTCTTGTTTTTGACTCATGCACGTGGGTGTTCTGCTCCTGAAGGACAATGTGCAGAGCAGAATTGCATAAAAGCTCAACAACTTGTGAAGCATATGGAACGATGCAGCACTTTTGAGTGTCAATATCCTCGTTGCCCTGCAACAAGGGTCTTAATTAATCACTATAGACGATGCAGAGATCTAAACTGTCCTGTTTGCATCCCTGTCAGGAAATTTGTACGGGCACAACAGAAAGTTGCTCGTCTTAGCTGTAATTCTGATATGCCAAATTCTGCTAATGGTACTTGTAGATCCTATGGTGCTGGTGAAATTGCTTCCAGGTTGACTGCCAACCAGAGTTCGGTACCAGTTCAAACAGAAGTTTTACAGCCTTCTCTTAAGCGCACGAAGATTGAGCAGCCTTCTCAACCTCTTATCTTGGAAACTGAAAATTGTTTTATGCCAGTTACCGCCAGCGAGTCTCATGTTGCCCAAAATGCCCAGCTCGTTGAACAGCATAGCAATGCTGTGGCAATGAAATCTGAGGTTTCTGACGCAATGATGGAAATTCATGCCAAGGCTGCGCAAGTCAGCCCCGGGAGTATTGACATACGAAATGACAATTTGGATGGTACCTGTGATCGAAAGCCTGATGGTGATTCTGTTGTATCAAGTAATGCAGCTTGCCTTGTGAAACAGGAAAATGTTAAGACTGAAAAGGACATTGATCAGCCTACACAGGAAAATGCATCAGCACCCTCTGAAAGCACCAGTGGATCCAAGTCTGGGAAGCCTACAATAAAGGGTGTATCAATGACGGAATTATTCACCCCAGAGCAAGTCCGAGAACACATTATTGGTCTGAGGCGCTGGGTTGGCCAG AGCAAAGCAAAAGCAGAAAAAAATCAAGCAATGGAACATTCCATGAGTGAAAATTCATGTCAATTATGTGCAGTTGAGAAGCTAAATTTTGAACCTCCGCCTATATATTGTACTCCTTGTGGTGCTCGTATTAAACGAAACGCAATGTATTATACCATTGGAACTGGTGATACTAGACACTACTTCTGCATTTCATGCTATAATGAGGCTCGTGGAGACACCATTAATGTTGATGGGACCACTATACCAAAGGCGAGgatggagaaaaagaaaaatgatgaggAAACTGAAGAATGG TGGGTTCAATGTGATAAATGTGAAGCTTGGCAACATCAGATTTGTGCGTTGTTCAATGGTAGGAGGAATGATGGTGGGCAAGCTGAGTATACCTGTCCCAACTGCTATATTGTAGAGGTTGAAAGAGGTGAGCGTAAGCCCTTACCACAGAGTGCTGTTCTTGGAGCAAAAGATCTGCCTCGGACAGATCTCAGTGATCATATTGAGGCACGATTGGAAAAATATTTGAAGGAGGACAGAATAAAAAGAGCAGAGCGTGAAGGGAAAAGTTATGATGAG gTTCCTGGTGCTGAAGGGCTTGTTGTAAGAGTTGTGTCATCAGTAGATAAAAAGTTAGAAGTGAAATCGAGGTTTCTCGAGGTCTTTCAAGAAGAGAACTATCCAGTGGAGTTTCCATATAAATCAAAG GTGTTATTGTTATTTCAGAAAATTGAGGGTGTAGAAGTGTGCCTCTTTGGCATGTACGTTCAGGAATTCGGATCTGAATGCGCACAACCAAATCACCGCCGTGTTTATCTCTCGTATCTAGATTCTGTTAAATATTTCAGGCCAGAGATCAGAGCACATTCTGGCGAGGCTCTTCGCACATTTGTGTACCATGAAATTTTG ATTGGATATTTAGAATATTGCAAAAAGCGTGGTTTCACAAGTTGCTATATATGGGCTTGTCCTCCACTGAAGGGTGAagattatatattatattgtcaCCCAGAAATCCAGAAAACCCCAAAATCTGACAAGCTAAGAGAGTG GTATTTATCAATGTTAAGAAAAGCTTTGAAGGAAAAGATTGTTGTGGATCTCACAAATTTATTTGACCATTTCTTCGTCTCCGAGGGTGAATGTAAGGCTAAAGTCACTGCTGCTCGCCTGCCATATTTTGATGGGGACTATTGGCCTGGTGCAGCAGAGGATATGATTTTCCAActtcaacaagaagaagatgggAGGAAGCATCATAAGAAGGGAGCTATGAAGAAGACTATATCAAAAAGAGCTCTTAAAGCATCTGGTCAATCTGATCTTTCTGGAAATGCAACTAAGGATATTCTTCTAATGCACAAA CTTGGTGAAACTATTTCTCCAATGAAGGAAGATTTTATTATGGTCCATTTGCAGCATGCGTGTACTCATTGCTGTATTCTAATGGTATCCGGAAATCGTTGGGTATGCAAACAATGCAAGAACTTTCAGCTTTGCGACAA GTGCTATGAGGTTGAGCAAAAACTCGAAGCCAGAGAAAGGCATCCTCTCTATCACAAGGACATTCATATGCTTTATCCC ATTGAAATTGATGTACCTGCTGATACCAAGGATACAGATGATATTCTTGAAAGTGAGTTTTTTGATACAAGGCAGGCATTCTTGAGTCTTTGTCAAGGAAACCATTACCAATATGATACCCTGCGGCGTGCTAAACATTCCTCAATGATGGTCCTTTACCACCTTCATAATCCCACTGCACCAGCATTTGTGACAACTTGCAATATTTGTCATCTTGACATAGAAACAGGTCAAGGTTGGCGGTGTGAAACTTGCCCTGATTATGATGTGTGTAATGCTTGCTATCAGAAGGATGGTGGAGTTGATCATCCTCACAAGTTAACTCATCACCCATCCATTGCTGAGCGTGATGCTCAGAATAAAGAAGCTAGGCAACAACGAGTTGAACAG CTTAGGAAGATGCTTGACCTTTTGGTGCATGCATCTCAGTGTCGCTCTTCCCATTGTCAATATCCGAACTGTCGGAAAGTTAAGGGGCTTTTCCGTCATGGTATACAGTGTAAAGTACGTGCTTCAGGAGGGTGTGTTCTCTGTAAGAAAATGTGGTATCTACTTCAACTACATGCTCGTGCATGCAAAGTATCCGAGTGTCATGTGCCGCGATGCAG AGATTTGAAAGAACATCTTCGAAGGCTACAACAGCAGGCTGATTCTCGACGGCGAGCTGCTGTTATGGAGATGATGAGACAGCGCGCTGCAGAGGTTGCCCACAGTACTGGGTGA
- the LOC107838741 gene encoding histone acetyltransferase HAC1 isoform X2 produces the protein MNLQHMSGQMSGQVPNQSGTSLPGLPQQSGNPFSMQMQNPVVHSNMPNMEPDFSRARLFISHKIYDYLMTRQQAHEKPPKKVMDIVKRLEEGLFKSASTKEEYMNLTTLENRLHGLIKGLRMNNQNQRFSRVNSSGAIGTMIPTPGMAQSANAALIGTSSVDSPMAAGSTIASSTVNAGSFLPMANVSSTGCLTNGYQQPTSNFLVSSGGNNLVPSMTGQRMTSQMIPTPGFNASGGANLTSNTSAQSSMSLDSPSSIAAFSSVDSTIVPQPLQQKQHVAAQNSRILHTVGSHVGGGIRSGFQNKSYGQSTGPLNGGGLGMMGNNLHLVNGSAAPEGYISATTYGNSPKSLPQHFDQQHQPLMQGDRYGISHADTSGSGNLCLPVSSVGMVMNNQKPGAVALQSMSNTNSPLITNQSNLTASGQMPNIKVQPVDQSGKMNFQSQHSLGDNHLSSYQNQHCQQPSQQFQEQHQLVQPQFQQNLQNQQHQILSRSNAFAQAQLPSDLGIQVKSEPGNHEAQHSRVSAEQFQFSSINQFQSNSVEDHSKVFQGQWYSKPQDGSPIPGGFSDKQNAQEELCQRTSRKEEAYSNNLSTDRSLVGQPFGNSAVATNNSSSSMCRFNNLPRERQYFNQQKWLLFLTHARGCSAPEGQCAEQNCIKAQQLVKHMERCSTFECQYPRCPATRVLINHYRRCRDLNCPVCIPVRKFVRAQQKVARLSCNSDMPNSANGTCRSYGAGEIASRLTANQSSVPVQTEVLQPSLKRTKIEQPSQPLILETENCFMPVTASESHVAQNAQLVEQHSNAVAMKSEVSDAMMEIHAKAAQVSPGSIDIRNDNLDGTCDRKPDGDSVVSSNAACLVKQENVKTEKDIDQPTQENASAPSESTSGSKSGKPTIKGVSMTELFTPEQVREHIIGLRRWVGQSKAKAEKNQAMEHSMSENSCQLCAVEKLNFEPPPIYCTPCGARIKRNAMYYTIGTGDTRHYFCISCYNEARGDTINVDGTTIPKARMEKKKNDEETEEWWVQCDKCEAWQHQICALFNGRRNDGGQAEYTCPNCYIVEVERGERKPLPQSAVLGAKDLPRTDLSDHIEARLEKYLKEDRIKRAEREGKSYDEVPGAEGLVVRVVSSVDKKLEVKSRFLEVFQEENYPVEFPYKSKVLLLFQKIEGVEVCLFGMYVQEFGSECAQPNHRRVYLSYLDSVKYFRPEIRAHSGEALRTFVYHEILIGYLEYCKKRGFTSCYIWACPPLKGEDYILYCHPEIQKTPKSDKLREWYLSMLRKALKEKIVVDLTNLFDHFFVSEGECKAKVTAARLPYFDGDYWPGAAEDMIFQLQQEEDGRKHHKKGAMKKTISKRALKASGQSDLSGNATKDILLMHKLGETISPMKEDFIMVHLQHACTHCCILMVSGNRWVCKQCKNFQLCDKCYEVEQKLEARERHPLYHKDIHMLYPIEIDVPADTKDTDDILESEFFDTRQAFLSLCQGNHYQYDTLRRAKHSSMMVLYHLHNPTAPAFVTTCNICHLDIETGQGWRCETCPDYDVCNACYQKDGGVDHPHKLTHHPSIAERDAQNKEARQQRVEQLRKMLDLLVHASQCRSSHCQYPNCRKVKGLFRHGIQCKVRASGGCVLCKKMWYLLQLHARACKVSECHVPRCRDLKEHLRRLQQQADSRRRAAVMEMMRQRAAEVAHSTG, from the exons ATGAATTTGCAGCATATGTCAGGGCAGATGTCAGGGCAGGTTCCAAATCAAAGTGGCACTTCTCTGCCTGGGCTACCCCAGCAGAGTGGAAATCCTTTCTCTATGCAGATGCAAAATCCGGTTGTCCATAGTAATATGCCAAATATGGAGCCTGATTTCTCGAGAGCTCGACTTTTTATATCACATAAGAT CTATGACTATCTCATGACGCGGCAGCAAGCCCATGAGAAACCTCCAAAGAAGGTTATGGATATAGTTAAACGCTTGGAGGAGGGCTTGTTTAAAAGTGCCTCAACAAAG GAGGAGTATATGAATCTAACAACTTTGGAGAACCGGTTACATGGTCTGATTAAAGGCCTTCGGATGAACAATCAGAACCAGCGATTCTCTCGTGTTAATTCTTCTGGCGCCATTGGTACAATGATACCAACTCCAGGCATGGCACAAAGTGCGAATGCTGCCCTGATTGGAACATCATCTGTTGACAGTCCCATGGCTGCTGGCAGTACCATTGCATCCTCTACTGTCAATGCTGGAAGCTTCTTGCCAATGGCTAATGTGTCTTCCACTG GATGTTTGACAAATGGATATCAACAGCCAACTTCCAATTTCTTGGTCAGTTCAGGTGGGAATAATTTGGTACCATCAATGACTGGGCAAAGAATGACAAGCCAAATGATCCCCACTCCTGGATTTAATGCCAGTGGTGGTGCCAATTTGACTAGCAACACTAGTGCACAGTCTTCCATGAGCTTGGACTCGCCCAGTAGTATTGCTGCATTTTCTAGTGTTGATTCCACAATTGTTCCACAGCCTCTTCAACAAAAGCAGCATGTTGCTGCTCAAAACAGCCGTATACTGCATACAGTTGGCAGCCATGTGGGTGGTGGAATCAGGTCAGGATTTCAGAATAAATCCTATGGACAATCAACTGGACCTCTGAATGGCGGGGGACTTGGAATGATGGGAAACAATTTGCACTTGGTGAATGGTTCAGCAGCACCTGAGGGCTATATATCAGCAACCACATATGGGAACTCTCCGAAGTCACTGCCGCAGCATTTTGATCAACAACATCAACCATTAATGCAAG GCGATAGATATGGTATCAGTCATGCAGATACTTCAGGGTCTGGAAACTTGTGTCTTCCTGTTTCTTCTGTGGGAATGGTCATGAATAATCAAAAACCTGGTGCTGTAGCCTTACAGTCCATGTCCAATACAAACTCTCCTTTGATTACCAATCAGTCAAACTTGACTGCCTCTGGGCAGATGCCAAATATAAAGGTTCAACCAGTTGACCAGTCAGGGAAGATGAACTTCCAGTCCCAGCACTCACTGGGAGATAACCATTTGTCTTCCTATCAGAATCAACATTGTCAACAGCCGTCTCAGCAGTTCCAGGAGCAACATCAACTTGTTCAACCTCAATTCCAACAGAATCTGCAAAATCAGCAGCACCAAATTTTGTCAAGGAGCAATGCTTTTGCTCAAGCTCAGTTACCTTCTGATCTTGGTATTCAGGTAAAGTCTGAGCCTGGAAATCATGAAGCGCAACACTCTAGGGTCAGTGCTGAGCAATTTCAGTTCTCCAGCATAAATCAGTTTCAGTCAAATTCTGTTGAAGACCATTCTAAAG TGTTTCAGGGTCAATGGTATTCCAAGCCGCAAGATGGGAGTCCAATACCAGGTGGCTTCTCTGATAAGCAAAACGCACAAGAGGAGTTGTGTCAGAGAACTTCCAGGAAAGAGGAAGCTTACTCAAATAATTTATCCACGGATAGATCACTGGTTGGTCAACCTTTTGGTAATAGCGCAGTTGCCACCAATAACTCAAGCAGCTCCATGTGCAGATTTAATAACCTTCCACGTGAACGACAGTATTTCAATCAGCAGAAGTGGCTCTTGTTTTTGACTCATGCACGTGGGTGTTCTGCTCCTGAAGGACAATGTGCAGAGCAGAATTGCATAAAAGCTCAACAACTTGTGAAGCATATGGAACGATGCAGCACTTTTGAGTGTCAATATCCTCGTTGCCCTGCAACAAGGGTCTTAATTAATCACTATAGACGATGCAGAGATCTAAACTGTCCTGTTTGCATCCCTGTCAGGAAATTTGTACGGGCACAACAGAAAGTTGCTCGTCTTAGCTGTAATTCTGATATGCCAAATTCTGCTAATGGTACTTGTAGATCCTATGGTGCTGGTGAAATTGCTTCCAGGTTGACTGCCAACCAGAGTTCGGTACCAGTTCAAACAGAAGTTTTACAGCCTTCTCTTAAGCGCACGAAGATTGAGCAGCCTTCTCAACCTCTTATCTTGGAAACTGAAAATTGTTTTATGCCAGTTACCGCCAGCGAGTCTCATGTTGCCCAAAATGCCCAGCTCGTTGAACAGCATAGCAATGCTGTGGCAATGAAATCTGAGGTTTCTGACGCAATGATGGAAATTCATGCCAAGGCTGCGCAAGTCAGCCCCGGGAGTATTGACATACGAAATGACAATTTGGATGGTACCTGTGATCGAAAGCCTGATGGTGATTCTGTTGTATCAAGTAATGCAGCTTGCCTTGTGAAACAGGAAAATGTTAAGACTGAAAAGGACATTGATCAGCCTACACAGGAAAATGCATCAGCACCCTCTGAAAGCACCAGTGGATCCAAGTCTGGGAAGCCTACAATAAAGGGTGTATCAATGACGGAATTATTCACCCCAGAGCAAGTCCGAGAACACATTATTGGTCTGAGGCGCTGGGTTGGCCAG AGCAAAGCAAAAGCAGAAAAAAATCAAGCAATGGAACATTCCATGAGTGAAAATTCATGTCAATTATGTGCAGTTGAGAAGCTAAATTTTGAACCTCCGCCTATATATTGTACTCCTTGTGGTGCTCGTATTAAACGAAACGCAATGTATTATACCATTGGAACTGGTGATACTAGACACTACTTCTGCATTTCATGCTATAATGAGGCTCGTGGAGACACCATTAATGTTGATGGGACCACTATACCAAAGGCGAGgatggagaaaaagaaaaatgatgaggAAACTGAAGAATGG TGGGTTCAATGTGATAAATGTGAAGCTTGGCAACATCAGATTTGTGCGTTGTTCAATGGTAGGAGGAATGATGGTGGGCAAGCTGAGTATACCTGTCCCAACTGCTATATTGTAGAGGTTGAAAGAGGTGAGCGTAAGCCCTTACCACAGAGTGCTGTTCTTGGAGCAAAAGATCTGCCTCGGACAGATCTCAGTGATCATATTGAGGCACGATTGGAAAAATATTTGAAGGAGGACAGAATAAAAAGAGCAGAGCGTGAAGGGAAAAGTTATGATGAG gTTCCTGGTGCTGAAGGGCTTGTTGTAAGAGTTGTGTCATCAGTAGATAAAAAGTTAGAAGTGAAATCGAGGTTTCTCGAGGTCTTTCAAGAAGAGAACTATCCAGTGGAGTTTCCATATAAATCAAAG GTGTTATTGTTATTTCAGAAAATTGAGGGTGTAGAAGTGTGCCTCTTTGGCATGTACGTTCAGGAATTCGGATCTGAATGCGCACAACCAAATCACCGCCGTGTTTATCTCTCGTATCTAGATTCTGTTAAATATTTCAGGCCAGAGATCAGAGCACATTCTGGCGAGGCTCTTCGCACATTTGTGTACCATGAAATTTTG ATTGGATATTTAGAATATTGCAAAAAGCGTGGTTTCACAAGTTGCTATATATGGGCTTGTCCTCCACTGAAGGGTGAagattatatattatattgtcaCCCAGAAATCCAGAAAACCCCAAAATCTGACAAGCTAAGAGAGTG GTATTTATCAATGTTAAGAAAAGCTTTGAAGGAAAAGATTGTTGTGGATCTCACAAATTTATTTGACCATTTCTTCGTCTCCGAGGGTGAATGTAAGGCTAAAGTCACTGCTGCTCGCCTGCCATATTTTGATGGGGACTATTGGCCTGGTGCAGCAGAGGATATGATTTTCCAActtcaacaagaagaagatgggAGGAAGCATCATAAGAAGGGAGCTATGAAGAAGACTATATCAAAAAGAGCTCTTAAAGCATCTGGTCAATCTGATCTTTCTGGAAATGCAACTAAGGATATTCTTCTAATGCACAAA CTTGGTGAAACTATTTCTCCAATGAAGGAAGATTTTATTATGGTCCATTTGCAGCATGCGTGTACTCATTGCTGTATTCTAATGGTATCCGGAAATCGTTGGGTATGCAAACAATGCAAGAACTTTCAGCTTTGCGACAA GTGCTATGAGGTTGAGCAAAAACTCGAAGCCAGAGAAAGGCATCCTCTCTATCACAAGGACATTCATATGCTTTATCCC ATTGAAATTGATGTACCTGCTGATACCAAGGATACAGATGATATTCTTGAAAGTGAGTTTTTTGATACAAGGCAGGCATTCTTGAGTCTTTGTCAAGGAAACCATTACCAATATGATACCCTGCGGCGTGCTAAACATTCCTCAATGATGGTCCTTTACCACCTTCATAATCCCACTGCACCAGCATTTGTGACAACTTGCAATATTTGTCATCTTGACATAGAAACAGGTCAAGGTTGGCGGTGTGAAACTTGCCCTGATTATGATGTGTGTAATGCTTGCTATCAGAAGGATGGTGGAGTTGATCATCCTCACAAGTTAACTCATCACCCATCCATTGCTGAGCGTGATGCTCAGAATAAAGAAGCTAGGCAACAACGAGTTGAACAG CTTAGGAAGATGCTTGACCTTTTGGTGCATGCATCTCAGTGTCGCTCTTCCCATTGTCAATATCCGAACTGTCGGAAAGTTAAGGGGCTTTTCCGTCATGGTATACAGTGTAAAGTACGTGCTTCAGGAGGGTGTGTTCTCTGTAAGAAAATGTGGTATCTACTTCAACTACATGCTCGTGCATGCAAAGTATCCGAGTGTCATGTGCCGCGATGCAG AGATTTGAAAGAACATCTTCGAAGGCTACAACAGCAGGCTGATTCTCGACGGCGAGCTGCTGTTATGGAGATGATGAGACAGCGCGCTGCAGAGGTTGCCCACAGTACTGGGTGA